A region from the Geotrypetes seraphini chromosome 10, aGeoSer1.1, whole genome shotgun sequence genome encodes:
- the SGSH gene encoding N-sulphoglucosamine sulphohydrolase isoform X1, with the protein MAVGGWLLLLLPLLVGSSPGRNVLLLLADDAGFETQVYNNSAIETPNLDALAQRSLLFQNAFTSVSSCSPSRAAILSGLPQHQNGMYGLHQDVHHFDSFDQVRSLPMLLGQAGIYTGIIGKKHVGPEAVYPFDFAYTEENNSVLQVGRNITRIKLLVHKFLQSRQNRPFFLYVAFHDPHRCGHSQPQYGEFCEKFGNGESGMGSIPDWKPLYYSPEQVKVPDFIPDTPAARTDIAAQYTTISRLDQGIGLVLEELRSAGLENDTLVIYSSDNGIPFPNGRTNLYRSGTAEPMLVSSPRHHQRWGEVSQAYASLLDLTPTILDWFSISYPSYSIFGNKMVKLTGKSLLPVLVSEQPWATAFSSQSHHEATMYYPMRSIQQQYFHLIHNIHFKMPFPIDQDFYISPTFQDLLNRTKSGQPTHWFKTLHQYYYRERWELFDQSKDPTETQNLISDPQYREIFQQLKTRLLAWQWDTHDPWVCAPDGVLEEKLNPQCWPLYNEL; encoded by the exons ATGGCGGTCGGGGGCTGGCTGTTGCTTCTCCTGCCCCTGCTCGTTGGCTCCAGCCCCGGCAGGAACGTGCTGCTGCTGCTCG CTGACGATGCCGGCTTTGAGACTCAGGTGTACAACAACAGCGCCATCGAGACCCCCAACCTGGACGCCCTGGCCCAGCGCAGCCTGCTCTTCCAGAACGCGTTCACATCTGTCAGCAGCTGCTCCCCCAGTAGGGCTGCCATCCTGAGTGGCTTGCCCCAG caCCAGAATGGGATGTACGGGCTGCATCAGGATGTCCACCACTTTGACTCCTTTGACCAGGTGCGGAGTCTGCCCATGCTGCTGGGCCAGGCCGGGATCTACACAG GTATCATTGGGAAAAAGCACGTGGGGCCTGAGGCGGTATATCCCTTCGACTTTGCATATACAGAAGAGAACAACTCTGTCCTGCAGGTGGGGCGCAATATTACCCGTATCAAGCTTCTGGTACACAAGTTCCTGCAGAGTCGGCAAAACAG GCCGTTCTTCCTTTATGTTGCCTTCCATGACCCCCACCGATGTGGCCATTCCCAACCCCAGTATGGAGAATTCTGTGAGAAGTTTGGGAATGGGGAGAGTGGGATGGGCTCCATTCCAGACTGGAAGCCGCTGTACTACTCGCCAGAGCAAGTCAAG GTCCCAGATTTCATTCCTGACACCCCAGCGGCTCGGACAGACATTGCTGCCCAGTATACCACTATTAGCCGACTTGAtcaag GTATTGGCTTGGTCTTGGAAGAGCTGCGCAGTGCTGGGCTTGAGAACGACACTTTGGTGATTTACAGCTCGGACAACGGCATTCCTTTTCCTAACGGCAGGACCAATCTCTACAGGTCCGGCACGGCAGAGCCTATGCTGGTATCGTCTCCACGGCACCATCAGCGCTGGGGTGAAGTCAGCCAGGCCTATGCCAGCCTCCTGG ATCTCACCCCTACCATTTTGGACTGGTTCTCCATCTCATATCCCAGCTACAGCATCTTTGGCAACAAAATGGTCAAGCTGACGGGAaagtccctcctgccggtcctggTGTCAGAACAGCCGTGGGCCACTGCGTTCAGCAGTCAGAGCCATCACGAGGCCACCATGTACTATCCGATGAGATCCattcagcagcagtatttccaCCTCATTCACAACATCCATTTCAAAATGCCCTTCCCCATCGACCAAGACTTCTACATCTCGCCCACATTCCAGGACCTGCTCAATCGGACCAAATCGGGGCAGCCCACCCACTGGTTCAAAACCCTTCACCAGTATTACTACAGGGAGCGCTGGGAGCTATTTGATCAGAGCAAAGATCCAACCGAGACCCAAAATCTGATCTCTGACCCCCAGTACAGAGAGATTTTTCAGCAACTGAAGACTCGGCTATTGGCTTGGCAGTGGGACACGCATGATCCCTGGGTGTGTGCACCTGATGGTGTTTTGGAAGAGAAGCTGAACCCTCAGTGCTGGCCACTATACAATGAATTGTAG
- the SGSH gene encoding N-sulphoglucosamine sulphohydrolase isoform X2, translating into MYGLHQDVHHFDSFDQVRSLPMLLGQAGIYTGIIGKKHVGPEAVYPFDFAYTEENNSVLQVGRNITRIKLLVHKFLQSRQNRPFFLYVAFHDPHRCGHSQPQYGEFCEKFGNGESGMGSIPDWKPLYYSPEQVKVPDFIPDTPAARTDIAAQYTTISRLDQGIGLVLEELRSAGLENDTLVIYSSDNGIPFPNGRTNLYRSGTAEPMLVSSPRHHQRWGEVSQAYASLLDLTPTILDWFSISYPSYSIFGNKMVKLTGKSLLPVLVSEQPWATAFSSQSHHEATMYYPMRSIQQQYFHLIHNIHFKMPFPIDQDFYISPTFQDLLNRTKSGQPTHWFKTLHQYYYRERWELFDQSKDPTETQNLISDPQYREIFQQLKTRLLAWQWDTHDPWVCAPDGVLEEKLNPQCWPLYNEL; encoded by the exons ATGTACGGGCTGCATCAGGATGTCCACCACTTTGACTCCTTTGACCAGGTGCGGAGTCTGCCCATGCTGCTGGGCCAGGCCGGGATCTACACAG GTATCATTGGGAAAAAGCACGTGGGGCCTGAGGCGGTATATCCCTTCGACTTTGCATATACAGAAGAGAACAACTCTGTCCTGCAGGTGGGGCGCAATATTACCCGTATCAAGCTTCTGGTACACAAGTTCCTGCAGAGTCGGCAAAACAG GCCGTTCTTCCTTTATGTTGCCTTCCATGACCCCCACCGATGTGGCCATTCCCAACCCCAGTATGGAGAATTCTGTGAGAAGTTTGGGAATGGGGAGAGTGGGATGGGCTCCATTCCAGACTGGAAGCCGCTGTACTACTCGCCAGAGCAAGTCAAG GTCCCAGATTTCATTCCTGACACCCCAGCGGCTCGGACAGACATTGCTGCCCAGTATACCACTATTAGCCGACTTGAtcaag GTATTGGCTTGGTCTTGGAAGAGCTGCGCAGTGCTGGGCTTGAGAACGACACTTTGGTGATTTACAGCTCGGACAACGGCATTCCTTTTCCTAACGGCAGGACCAATCTCTACAGGTCCGGCACGGCAGAGCCTATGCTGGTATCGTCTCCACGGCACCATCAGCGCTGGGGTGAAGTCAGCCAGGCCTATGCCAGCCTCCTGG ATCTCACCCCTACCATTTTGGACTGGTTCTCCATCTCATATCCCAGCTACAGCATCTTTGGCAACAAAATGGTCAAGCTGACGGGAaagtccctcctgccggtcctggTGTCAGAACAGCCGTGGGCCACTGCGTTCAGCAGTCAGAGCCATCACGAGGCCACCATGTACTATCCGATGAGATCCattcagcagcagtatttccaCCTCATTCACAACATCCATTTCAAAATGCCCTTCCCCATCGACCAAGACTTCTACATCTCGCCCACATTCCAGGACCTGCTCAATCGGACCAAATCGGGGCAGCCCACCCACTGGTTCAAAACCCTTCACCAGTATTACTACAGGGAGCGCTGGGAGCTATTTGATCAGAGCAAAGATCCAACCGAGACCCAAAATCTGATCTCTGACCCCCAGTACAGAGAGATTTTTCAGCAACTGAAGACTCGGCTATTGGCTTGGCAGTGGGACACGCATGATCCCTGGGTGTGTGCACCTGATGGTGTTTTGGAAGAGAAGCTGAACCCTCAGTGCTGGCCACTATACAATGAATTGTAG